AGCTCATTTAATACAGTTATTTGAGTTATGAGACGATTAAAATCTGATTGATCCTCCATCTCTTCCATCATTGCCCCTACTCTCTTTTTAGTCTCTCCAGAAAAAACAATCCCGCGTTGTGCTACTTGTAAAAGTCTTTTAATTGACGCCATTTCTGGAAGGTCAAAAAAAGTATCTCCTAGAAAATCTGTTTTCATGTGTATTACAGTCTCACTCTTATTACCCGTGAGTTCATCTGTAAAACCACAATGAGGTAAATTACTACCTACAAGAATAAGTGTACCCCATGTATAATAAGACAAGTTACTTCCCACCTGTCGTCTTCCTGTACCACCGTTTACATAAACTAGCTCAATCTCTGGGTGATAATGCCACAGACTGTTATCATTAATATGATGCTCATCAAACCGTTGATACGTAAATGAGTTTCCAAAATCTGGAGTAATAGATTCAAAAGTGGGTTTATGCAGAAGCATGGCCTTTTTTTTACAAATTTATAAATGACTACAAAATGAAAACTACATTAATTTACCTTAAATGTGTTCTAAAT
The genomic region above belongs to Dokdonia sp. Dokd-P16 and contains:
- a CDS encoding AraC family transcriptional regulator; its protein translation is MLLHKPTFESITPDFGNSFTYQRFDEHHINDNSLWHYHPEIELVYVNGGTGRRQVGSNLSYYTWGTLILVGSNLPHCGFTDELTGNKSETVIHMKTDFLGDTFFDLPEMASIKRLLQVAQRGIVFSGETKKRVGAMMEEMEDQSDFNRLITQITVLNELATTKEFRILNADGFSLLSDVKDNNRINEVFNYVKTHFKEEIPLEEMANITNLTIPSFCRYFKKITHKTFTQFVNEYRLVHASRLLAEQPMSITQVCYESGFNNFSHFNKKFKAFTGQNPSDYRKELKTVLE